The genomic window tcaaacaatGTTACCTCAATTAGTAACACCTTTAATAACATTGGCAAACCACGCGGATAAAAACGTTAGAGCAGAAACTTTGAACCTAATAGTTAACATATTTAATACTACAGGCCGAAATAAATTGGTTTTACAAGATCTCTTATTGGATCATTTGAAACCAATTCAACAAAGGGATCTGGATAAATTATTCGAGAAAAGTTCCGCACAACCACAATTATCAACAAGACTATTTGAATGGCAAAGAAGAGAAATTGAACTGGAAAAACAACGGAAAGCTAAACAAGAACAACTTGATGCCCAATCCAAACTAATCGATAACGATGGCGATACTGACATGGATATGAATGCCAATACTAATATGAGATCATCAAATGCTACAAATAACATTGACCCATTTGTAATGTTACCAGAAGAAACAATATTAGATAAATTACCGGaagatttcaattcaaGAATTACTTCTTCCAAATGGAAAGATAGAGTTGAAGTATTAGAAGAATTTTATGATACAACTTTAACTAAagttaaaaaattaagatttaaaaatcaagattatTCTCATCTTTTAAACATTTATgcaaatattattcaaaaggATCCAAACGTTCAAGCAGTTACATTAGCGTCTGATTCTGTATTCATTCTatgtgaaaaattaagaacTCCAGGATTTAATAAACATTATCTTTCCATTGTATTTTTACCTCTATTAGAAAGAACCAAAGAGAGGAAACCATCTGTCATCGAATCAATAAGGAAAGCTTTAAAGTTATTATGTCAATTTTATAATCCTTTGAACagtaatggtaataatgaagatatgCTTCATGAAATTACTACTATATTCATGAAACATAAAACACCACAAGTTAGGTTAGAAAATTCCactttatttaaatatgttttggaaaattcaTTCGCTAATGGGAATAATCCAATCCCATTATTAACAAGACATttaaatgaagatattattcCTTCTGTAGTTCATATCGTCAATGATACTCAACCAAATATTAGGTCTATCGGATTCGAATGTTTAGCTATCTTGATCAAAATTTTGGGAATGAGACCTCTCAATGAAACGATGGAGAAGTTAGATaatcaagaaaaggaaaaaattgaatcattGATTGATACCTTGCCATCATTTACTATTCGAAagacatcatcatcatctttatcatcagCGAATGCTAATTCAACACCTACATCAACAACACTCATAAAGAGACCTAACTCATTAGTTCCACCTATAATACCATCTAAGAGAAGTGCCACCTCACCCTTGAAGAAAACGAATTTACAACCTAAATCAAGAGTATTATTAACATCAAGATCTTTAACAATGCCTGAAACTCCTTCAACAGCAGCGCCTCATTCTCAGCCATCTACTAGGATGCCATTACgatcaaatgataatggtaACACTAGTAAACTAAATACTGAATTAAGAATTcaattagataaattagaaaatgaaaagaaaaaatggattgaaGAAAGACAAAGCTTTTTAGAAAGGATAAATTCGTTAGAAAATGTAAAATTAgaaatgaataaagaaattgaaattttaaaagaacaatcaaataaaaGTCAATCTGATTTATAcgaaaaaaatttacaattaaGGTCaaaagaattacaaattaATAGATCACAAGATAAGATTACTcatttagaaaatgaattgaaaagactacaacaacaacaacaacaacaacagaaaccacaaaatcaatttaatataatGGCGTCAccatctttaaataatcatatCAATGACAATAATATAAGAACTGAACCAACAGTGCATAACAATATATCGccttcaattaataatcaCGCTAATAATAGCAAAATAAATACGACCCCATATGagagaagaagattaaGTACATCGAGTGACGATTTACCACGACGAGTAGATTCATTACAGTTAGACTCATCATCTAGCGATCtatcttctaatttaattaaagaagaaagttgGAAACGTGCAGCTGAAGTCACTAAACAATTAAAAGCAAGGATACAAAGGAATGAAAATAAggaataatttaaataataatacgaatgcttcaataaatttgaatagtCCTGCTGCTGATGGTAATTAAGACTTTTTCGGGATCGATGTTGAcctttaataaaaaattaatattgtatgatattgatatacacaaaatatatatatctaatGACAAAAAAGACGTATATTGcacacacatatatatatatatatatatgtgtatTTACGTATTATGGTACTACTAGCGACTTTTTTTTGACTGTATAATTTAGTGGAATCCCATAATTTTGGATTTCCTCGAGAAGAACTGTGGGAAAGTTCCAGCAAAAAATTAAGGCATACAAAAGGTGAACGGAACGGCGCCAACACCAGAAAAAAATCCGGGGTAAGCTAACAGAAGAACAGGCACCACACACACATATTTAAGCGAAGCATTTTCACTAACTCCGTGTCGAAGCTTCTTATTCCCCAGCACAGACAATGCCTGAGAGACAAAGTTTGCTTCATCTTCCATAAGATGGATTTATATTATGTTTGGTATGCACGGCAAATCACAAACGCCAAAAAAGGGGAGCTCCGTAGCTTTGAAGACTAAANNNNNNNNNNNNNNNNNNNNGTAGCTTTGAAGACAAAACTTTGATCATAATAACGAAAAAGTTAATGTTCGGGATTTAGCTATTTCTCTTTTCTCCGGAAGATTTCGGGGCATCGCTGCACATAATATCGTCAGTTCAAGGTAGAGTGATAAACTGCGTACGTACATTTCTTCCTTAGACAAACGTTGAAAAAATCAGATGGAAAAATAtcgttttcttcttcacccAGACATCCTTTCATGATATCAACGAATTATTTTGCAAAATTGGGATTCCATTAAATGCATAATTTATGcatttattcaaatttcaCAATCAATATGAATTTATGAACACCCATAACTTCCATTGGATTTCAGTTCTTCTCATCAATTTGAgtaaaaatttgaatgaaaagCGCCAATTGTTCGGCAaatcaagaatattttttttttattttattgtcTTTTTGctctttttttcaatctgCCACGTTATCTTGGCAGCGATGAGAACAATTCAAATGTTTCAGCGCACGAAACGTCAACTGTGTTGTTTATGCACGCACACAcgtaaacaaaaaatattggcAATTCTGCTCATCGAAAATTTTTTCAGATCCTTTAAATCTGATCTTTCACATctgaaaacaaaaacaaaaagtatataaacATTAGGTCAATTATGTAAAAATGTTCCTATATCTTTactcaattttttttaaattatcaatttttgttCCCCTTTTTGGAAAAACACCATCACAGATCAAAAACATAATCAAAAATGTCTGAAATTACTTTGGGTCGTTActtatttgaaagattaaGCCAAGTTGATGTTAAAACCATCTTCGGTTTACCAGGTGACTTTAACTTGTCCTTGTTAGACAAGATTTACGAAACCCCAGGTATGAGATGGGCTGGTAACGCTAACGAATTGAACGCTGCTTACGCTGCTGACGGTTACGCTAGAATTAAGGGTATGTCCTGTATCATCACCACTTTCGGTGTCGGTGAATTATCCGCTTTGAACGGTATTGCTGGTTCTTACGCTGAACACGTTGGTGTCTTACACGTTGTCGGTGTCCCATCCGTCTCCTCTCAAGCTAAGCAATTATTGTTGCATCACACTTTAGGTAACGGTGATTTCACTGTCTTCCACAGAATGTCCGCTAACATCTCTGAAACCACTGCTATGGTTACTGACATTGCCACTGCTCCAGCTGAAATTGACAGATGTATCAGAACTACTTACGTTACCCAAAGACCAGTCTACTTAGGTTTACCAGCTAACTTGGTTGACTTAAAGGTCCCAGCTTCCTTATTGGAAACTCCAATTGACTTATCCTTGAAGGCTAACGATGTTGAAGCTGAAACTGAAGTTGTTAACACCATCTTAGAATTGATCAAGGATGCCAAGAACCCAGTTATCTTAGCTGATGCTTGTGCTTCTAGACACGATGTTAAGGCTGAAACCAAGAAGTTGATTGACATCACTCAATTCCCATCTTTCGTTACCCCAATGGGTAAGGGTTCTATCGATGAACAACACCCAAGATTCGGTGGTGTCTACGTCGGTACCTTGTCTTCTCCAGCTGTTAAAGAAGCTGTTGAATCTGctgatttgattttgtCTGTCGGTGCTTTGTTGTCTGATTTCAACACTGGTTCTTTCTCTTACTCTTACAAGACCAAGAACATTGTCGAATTCCACTCTGACTACATTAAGATCAAGAACGCTACCTTCCCAGGTGTTCAAATGAAATTCGCTTTACAAAAATTGTTAGGTTCCGTCGCTGAAGCTGCTAAGGGTTACAAGCCAGTCGCTGTCCCAGCTAAGCCAGCTGCTAACGCTGCTGTTGACGCTGCCACCCCATTGAAACAAGAATGGATGTGGAACCAAGTTGGTAAGTTCTTACAAGAAGGTGATGTTGTTATCACTGAAACTGGTACCTCTGCTTTCGGTATTAACCAAACTCACTTCCCAAACAACACTTACGGTATCTCTCAAGTCTTATGGGGTTCCATTGGTTTCACCACTGGTGCTTGTTTAGGTGCTGCTTTCGCTGCTGAAGAAGTTGATCCAAAGAAGAGAGTTATCTTATTCATTGGTGACGGTTCTTTACAATTGACTGTCCAAGAAATCTCCACTATGGTCAGATGGAACTTGAAACCATACTTGTTCGTCTTGAACAACAATGGTTACACCATTGAAAAGTTGATTCACGGTCCAACCGCTCAATACAACGAAATTCAAAGCTGGGACCACTTATCCTTATTGCCAACTTTCGGTGCTAAGGACTACGAAAACCACAGAGTTGCTACCACCGGTGAATGGATCAAATTGACTGAAAACAAGGAATTCAACCAAAACTCTAGAATTAGATTGATTGAAATTATGTTGCCAGTTATGGATGCTCCATCTAACTTGGTTGCTCAAGCTCAATTGACCGCCAAGATCAATGCTAAGCAAGattaaacaaatttaaattgaaCTCCATTCCATTTATTTTGCATATTGTagttttatatttattttagttTATTCAAACTTTGTAACGATTTTTATAGatcatatattttaattgaAGGTTACgttatttaatgattttttttctctctcttttctttttgtaatgatgattttaaGTAACACTTTCTATCAAATACTTATATAGGCGTGAGTGGCTTAGCTTATCTTCAGACGTCATCATGCCATTTGTGAAACATTTTTATGTAATATATAACTGCAAGTcttcaattcaataaaaataaacaagaaTTGAGTGGTTAGAGAGTATCACGAGCGTTTTAGGTCCAACTTGTCTTTGTTACAAGGGAACGCTGAAGTTCCTTTAGCTCGTCTAACGAAGTCTTATgtagaaaagaaaactgTTGTTAATTTTAGATGGTTCCTTTTGAATACGCAAAATGTTATCTGAAGTATGATTATCttgaatatcaatattattttttcagttCAGAATGCATTTACGAATTAATATAAcaaatatgaaattataTCATGACAGAAAGCATTCTAATTCAAGTACTATTTATTGTTTGATTGGTTTTTATCTAAAccaatatataataaagaacGTGAAGTATTAGataattttcttaaattcCCCCCtatttatatacttttCCCTATTAACTAGTTGCATAACACAGCTTGTCCAAGTCTCTACTCGAAATGCTAATTCTAACGGGCAAAGGATTATCCATTTAGCTAACCACCAAAAAATATGGACGTTCaataaaagaagatatgatatatttttatgaccGATAATAAGAAACGACACTCAAGAGGAGATGCTTGGGTTGTGGACTGAATAGACGACAGAGGCTTTGCATTACACAAGTGGATAAAGCATGAGAGAcagaataaaatattattcatagagaaacattagaagaaagagatgaaaagaaaaaagatgaaaaagtTTTCCTACGGGTTATTAGTGTACGAGACGTGGGGGCAGAGCCGGTCGAGAGCAACGGAAATGAATAAGTCATGGATATATAATAAGAGGAACTTTTAGATATATCCTCTAAACGTCCGTCCtcttttaaatatgtttaaataagaaaataatcaagtaataaataaaccATCAAATTAGAACACTTTGTGTCACAGTATAATTCCTATtacaagaagaataaaaaaaaacaacacTCCGCGACGGGGAATTGAACCCCGATCTGGCACGCGACAAGCGCCCATTCTGACCATTAAACTATCACGGAATTTATTggaaattcaatatttatcGTCTTAGTTCCGAAAGTTACTAAGAATTTAGATTTGTCGGTACGCCTTATATACctcatataatatttcaccttcaaaattatcttcaattggTAGTATTTATGAAACTCTTGCCAATTTTGAAGGAATCAACCAAGAGTTTTTGAAAACATTTATCAAAGATCTTGGTAATAGATGGTTTCATTATAGTAAAATTAGAGTTAAAAACTTTCTTATAGCTAATTAAATAATCTGCGTTTCCAAACAACGAAGATACCTCACTAAATGAAACCATCTGAAATTAATACACTTGAATAACTACCAAATCATTCAAGAACACATACATTCTACTCCTCTCACAACTAAGCCAGCAGAGGTTAAGAGCAAAATTTTGCCATGTTCATTAACAGCATAATGTTGACTCTCTTCTAAAAGCATTCAAAATAGACgatgtttatatatatatatatgcaaaAACCTATATAGCTTGCAAACTAATATGAGCTGCTGcgagaaaaaaaatacacAAATTCTCTTCGTATGTTATATCTTTCTATTCAGCCATTTAAAAGTATATACTATCGTTATTTAGGTCATAAAATAAAGCTCATATAATGAGATGCTCTATGAACTTATCTAAGCTTTACCAATATGTTCTGCTAAATCGACAACTCTGGTAGAGTAACCGTATTCGTTATCGTACCATGCAACCAACTTGACGAACTTTGGAGATAATTGGATACCAGCAGTTGCATCAAAAACTGAGGAATGTGAGTCACCGATGAAGTCGGAGGAGACAACAGCGTCTTCAGTGTAACAGACAACACCCTTTAATGGACCTTCAGCGGCATCCTTCATAACCTTCTTAATCTCCTCATAAGTGGTTTCCTTAGCTAACTTAACAGTCAAATCAACAACAGAGACATCGACAGTTGGGACTCTGAAAGCCATACCGGTCAACTTACCTTGTAATTCAGGTAAGACCTTACCGACAGCCTTAGCAGCACCTGTAGAAGCTGGAATGATATTAGCAGAAGCAGTTCTACCACCTCTCCAGTCCTTGTGGGATGGACCGTCAACAGTCTTTTGGGTGGCAGTTTGAGAATGGACAGTGGTCATCAAACCTTCTTCGATACCGAACTTGTCATTGATAATCTTGGCCAATGGAGCCAAACAGTTGGTGGTACAGGAAGCGTTAGAGACAATCTTCAAGTCTGGAGAGTACTTGTCTTCATTAACACCCATGGCGAACATTGGAGCAGTATTAGATGGAGCAGTGATGACGACCTTCTTGGCACCAGCATCCAAGTGTTTTTGACAAGTGTCTAATTCCTTAAAGACACCAGTGGATTCAATAACGGTATCGATTTTCAAATCACCCCATGGTAAGTTGGCTGGGTCTCTTTCTTGGAAGGTGGCAATTTTGTGACCATCAACGATAATGTGTTTATCATCGTTAGTAACTTCACCCTTGTATCTACCATGAGTAGAATCGTACTTGAACATGTAAGCAGCATAATCGTTAGTGATGAATGGGTCGTTAATGGCGACGACATCCATACTCTTTCTTGCCATGGCAACCCTTAAAACAACTCTACCGATTCTACCGAAACCGTTAATAGCAACTGTAaccattttgaaaatattagcttattttttgttttattttatttttcttctgaAGTTATATGAATGAACTATACCCTTTCTTATGGTACGGAATCAACctaagaagaaatatattctgAAAAGATCAAAATAGAAGAGTAAGCTGCAAGATTTATATATCTTCTCCAAAATACCAACATTTCATAAATGGTCTATAACTCACCCCTAAAACATTCATTTGCTTTACAATAGAGTAGCTTGTACccatatttttgtttctccAGAGATGGCTGTTTAGTGATACTATCACTTCGTTCCAGATTGAATAAATGCATGATCATGTTCCGCCAAGACATAACAAAGATGCATTAAAACTATATTGGGATGTAATGAATTCTGTTCAATGCTTAGGGATGAATAATCTCTCTGATTGTTTCCACGGAGGTTAATTACGGGAGAGAAACCAGATAGGTGTGTATGATTAATTAACAGTGTGGTATACTATCATTTCTAATGTTGAGATATTAGTTACCTCTGGGAACGATTACGTAAATGTAGTTGACCCAGATGTGATAATTAACCTCTTGAATAATATGAACAGACGTATGCAGCAAGAGGTACGAAAATCATCTGTCCCTGACTGTAAAATATCAGATAGCTTACCTACTCCTGTGGAAAGGCCCCTGTCTGAGGTACCTGTGGAGTTCATGACTCTTGGACTATATGTCAGTCTCTCCACGTCAACAAATCGTGCTATAGTAGCGCCGCTACATTTTACAAATGGCGAACTATTCAACCTTCAGGAAGCCGATGCCAAAAAGCAGTAAACCTCTCTGGAGGCCCAGATTTAACAACTGTGAATAAcgttgaaaaataaagacaGTACCATGTTCCTTCATCTATTTGTTGTGATGCGATAATATGGAagcaataacaataattatGCTAGTCCATTTTTATAGTATACAAAAGTGAACTTTTAAATATTGAGACTTATTCGTTTCACAACCAGTAGGTATGATAACTACCTCAGGTAGATATGCTATATTCTCTTTGAAGCTGCCCTTAGTCTCGGTCTTGACTTCCAGTAATGAATGATTCATCTTGATTTCTTTACTCTAAACTATGTATATGATCTACATGGAGACCATCCATTGGACAGTTgttcattttattttgagtATTATCTCATAGGATAATTATGAATAGATAAATATTAACTTGTTTTTATTGtattttaatttatgaatttaatatatttatattattgtgCACTAGGGAAATAAGATAAAAAGCAATAAAGATTATAGAATGTCAGATAAAGTACATGATAATTTAAACTGTGAAGtaaaattgttttttttttgatgtTTGTTTTAAATCTGTAGACTTCATATCGGTAATCTAAGTCATCAAACAATTACCAGTCGACAGTGTCGGCATTTTCTTCAGCCCATTCGGAAGCACCAGCTTGTTCTTCAGtagcttcttctttggtttcttcttcaccaGCTTCTTCTGTAGCTTCTTCAGTAGTTTGTTCAGCTTCTTCTGGGTTTCTGTAGAAGTATAAATCTGGCATGATAGACCATGGTTGAGTTCTATCAGTCAAAGCACCTCTTAGTCTCAAGACTTCTCTGGCTAATAAGTACCAGATTAAACCAATAGAGTGTCTACCTCTGTTATTACATGGAATAGCAACATCAACGTATTCAGATGGGGAGTCCAAATCAGTCAAAGCGATAACTGGAACGTTGACGTAAGAAGCTTCCTTGATGGCTTGAGCATCGGATCTTGGATCAGTAACAATAACTAATCTTGGTTCCTTGAAAGAACGAGTGATATAGTTGGTGAAGTTACCTGGAGTGAATCTACCAGCAATTGGAGTAGCACCAGTATGAGCGGCGTACTTCAAGACAGCTCTTTGACCGTAAGTTCTAGAAGAGATGGCAACAACATCTTCTGGGTTTGGAATGGCAGCAATAATTCTGGCAGCCAAGACCAATTTTTCCCAGGTCTTACCGACGTTGATAACATTAACACCATCTGGTCTGGTATTGAAAACGTATGGTTCTTGGTGGAcctataaaaaaataaaatgatcTTGTTAGTAAATTGTTTGGGCTAGTATATTAGTAGATCCAcagaatatatattattattaaaaaagatTCAATTGTATTTCTCCGGCATCATACTATCCCCGGATTCATATCTATTGGGTATTGCCTTAAAATGATCTATGCAGAATATCGGTAATTTCATCCTGTAGTGGTTATTCTTTCCCCTGTTCATTCAATACATATTTATCTATTTTGCGTTTTCTCAAACGTCACACATTTTCCCTCTTGTACACAAAAATAATTGAGGATCAGCGGATGTTTTTGagtttctttcttttgtaATAACTATTCTGTTTCAATTGTTGTATTTTTTAACATACTTGGACGTTTCTAGCACCTAAATGGGTGTTAGCAGCCAATAATAATTGGGCATCTTCTGGAGTCAAGTCAAAAGTAGCTGGTAAGGACATTATGTTATCAGTTTCTTGTGCAATCTCTATTGGTGGTCTTCTTCGGTTTCCaattaaaataatttaaaatcGCGTACCTGTTCTTAAGACGTAACCTTTCTACACTATCTTCAAGatcttcaatattgaaTCCTTCCGCAGTTGCTACGGCAAGTCTCTGGAGCTGAATGTGCTGAACTGGATGAACTTCACCATACCCGCCCAAACCATTTGGTGGCTAAAGAGAAGCTCTTGGGATCGCTCCAGCCCAGAAGCTCCCTCTAGGAAGCGGGCTCAGATCGGAAGCTAGGAAGGTTTGCAGTCCGTCTATGATTTGAAACTGAGTTCAATCGTCCGGTTATTCTGCCGAAAATACATTGGCTTGATTGAGCTGAGCTGGATTGCACAACCTGGAAAAGCTCATTTTTTCGTCTCTGTTGTTTTCCAAAAAGGTACGGATGTTAAGGCGGTCACAAATTAGAAGGAGGGAACGGCTAATTCCGTTACGTACGTATTTGACGTAAGAAAAACCTTCCAGAAGTTCTCTTAGTTCCTTTGAAACGTTAAGACTATTCGTCAATTCAACGCCAGTGACATACCTATCCATACACACGTACCTGTAGTCCTATGAAAAAAGGGTGCAAGaaagaatgaattaatCCATATAAGTACTAGGTCGAAATAACCAACAGTTGAAAGAGGGGGTTCTTTACTTTCCAATCTACTTACTCCCGACCGGCAAGAAACCAACGAACAACTGATGTAGTTTCAAATGAAGTTATTCATAAACCATGTCCCCGCTTAAAGATTCTAACTATGAGGAAAACACCCAGCTTATCGATTGGATAACATCGAGAATTCCTACATTCGAAAAAGAAGTAGATAAAGTGGTTCGAACAACCCAAGTTCGTACTTGGACCAGGTACTGTCTATTGTGTTCAACGATTATGATATGCATATTGCTACCACTGAGAAACtatttaatattaacaGAACGATTCTTTAGCATTTCGCATCGTCTGAAGCATCACATCCTAGGACGACAGTCACTTTTGCATAAATCAAGATTATATCACAATAGATCATTTCGAATATGTCTATTTTGGTTTGCAACACTTTGTTTTTTCACATTTTACAATACGCAGCAGGATTTATTACAGATAACGAAACGTATGGGCAGGATTGCTGTAGCAATGATGCCGCCATTACTCTTTTTGTCCTTACGTCCTTCACCATTACCCAAGACTCTATACCTATCTCTTCTGCCTATACATAAATGGATTTCGAGGATAGTAGTCCTAGAATCACTTTTACATACAGGATTCTATCTACTTTACATgcaaaagaagaacagTCTACAGAAACTTAAAAAATTACCTAATATATACGGAATAATTGctatgttattatttattgctATCGGTGCCACCTCCATAAATCCTGTAAGAAGGTGCAACTTTAGgttgttttattatatacatTACAGCTTCACATGGATGACAGTCATCTTATTACATTTCCATGCTCGCCCAGGGATACCTTATTATACCGCGATGaattgtattatattatctTACCAGATTTACTATAGAGTAAGCCATACAAGACAAACAGTTGTAACTACCTATCCCGTTTCACCATCATTGacattattagaatttcCATTAAGTGATTTAACTAATAAACCTACGTTACCATCTGCACATGTCCGCCTCAATATTTGCCATAAAAACTTCATAAAAAGaatctttttcaaaattatacCTTTCCAACATCCTTTCACGATAGCCACTTTACCAACCGATGAAACCATAAAACTTATAATAAGGAATGGTCAGCTACCATTAAGAACTAACAAATCATATGATGTTACAGGTGCATTTGACCCAGAACTAAATTTTATTGAACAGCCGACCAAACCCAGCAATTTAACAAATTCCCTCTTAGAGACCTATAGCAACTATAATCCCTTTCAAGTTAATTCTacatcattattaacatCACCTTTGCATTACATAATACATGCTAAAAGAGTTTTAATTTTCGTCGGTGGATCAGCTATTTCATTTGGTTTACCACTGCTTCGAATTCTCAATTTTAATGGTGTCGTAGTTAGATTAATTTGGGTTTCAAGAGATTACAGagatttaaaattattaagctatttcaaaaacaacTTCCAAGGAATGGAGATTTATATTAGTGGATGTATTGGAAAGGAACAAGATATCCAAATCGATTATGTCGATTTTGACCAACCATCAAGGGAAAATGTTTGCGATATCTCAGAGAACACTTTCCATCCATGTCAAAGGATATGCGCGGAACAGACACTGCATTCTGATGAAACAAAGCCCATCACGAAAGGTAGATCATGCAAATATGGGTCCATTAAGAAATGCTCCACTTCCACGAATTTAACTA from Naumovozyma dairenensis CBS 421 chromosome 3, complete genome includes these protein-coding regions:
- the FRE8 gene encoding putative ferric-chelate reductase (similar to Saccharomyces cerevisiae FRE8 (YLR047C); ancestral locus Anc_5.117) codes for the protein MSPLKDSNYEENTQLIDWITSRIPTFEKEVDKVVRTTQVRTWTRYCLLCSTIMICILLPLRNYLILTERFFSISHRLKHHILGRQSLLHKSRLYHNRSFRICLFWFATLCFFTFYNTQQDLLQITKRMGRIAVAMMPPLLFLSLRPSPLPKTLYLSLLPIHKWISRIVVLESLLHTGFYLLYMQKKNSLQKLKKLPNIYGIIAMLLFIAIGATSINPVRRCNFRLFYYIHYSFTWMTVILLHFHARPGIPYYTAMNCIILSYQIYYRVSHTRQTVVTTYPVSPSLTLLEFPLSDLTNKPTLPSAHVRLNICHKNFIKRIFFKIIPFQHPFTIATLPTDETIKLIIRNGQLPLRTNKSYDVTGAFDPELNFIEQPTKPSNLTNSLLETYSNYNPFQVNSTSLLTSPLHYIIHAKRVLIFVGGSAISFGLPLLRILNFNGVVVRLIWVSRDYRDLKLLSYFKNNFQGMEIYISGCIGKEQDIQIDYVDFDQPSRENVCDISENTFHPCQRICAEQTLHSDETKPITKGRSCKYGSIKKCSTSTNLTNMAESKEIDEIDFTSMFGSGKKKSKSVVNVSELESGLTLRNEDPFRKPITINPPPCDFKPYNKLQTNMESPNNMKVKVPSGVKVYFGRPTLCETDYEWCLERDCSADVQDDAGCQTNYESNEIEDLSNVWVVAAGPAGLVESTRRWTNDLGLHFHAENYAV